In Hamadaea flava, a genomic segment contains:
- a CDS encoding chemotaxis protein CheB: MAHRDVVVVGASAGGVEALRALVAGLPGDLPAAVLIVLHVPRSAPSALASILARACSLPVRPAVDGEMLRHGRVYVAVVDRHLLILDNRIRLSRGPSENGHRPAIDPLFRSAARSFGPRVVGVVLSGTRDDGASGLAVVSQLGGITVVQDPADAAYPAMPRAAMNACEVDHVLPIGKIGPLLGEVVRQPAPPFVPGQDPLLDAEVDVSSSVPDGASELGSPATYGCPACGGALYEVSGEPIPRYRCRVGHAWSPESLLEEQSAALESALWMALRSLSEKSALSRQMAGALEERMSSRFAVGRFETMAQDADQAAELIKGLIEEIGATTDGPAVQSTE, translated from the coding sequence GTGGCGCATCGCGACGTGGTGGTCGTCGGGGCGTCGGCCGGCGGGGTCGAGGCCCTGAGGGCGCTCGTCGCCGGATTGCCCGGCGATCTGCCCGCGGCCGTCCTGATCGTGCTGCACGTGCCCCGGTCGGCGCCGAGCGCGCTCGCGTCGATTCTCGCCCGCGCCTGCAGTCTGCCGGTCCGGCCCGCGGTGGATGGGGAGATGCTGCGGCACGGTCGTGTCTACGTCGCGGTCGTCGATCGGCATCTGCTCATTCTGGATAATCGCATCCGGCTCTCGCGAGGCCCTTCGGAGAACGGTCACCGGCCCGCGATCGACCCGCTCTTCCGGTCCGCGGCGCGAAGTTTCGGCCCGCGTGTCGTCGGCGTCGTCCTCTCCGGTACGCGAGACGACGGCGCGTCGGGGTTGGCCGTCGTTTCGCAGCTCGGCGGGATCACCGTGGTCCAGGACCCGGCCGACGCCGCGTACCCGGCGATGCCGCGTGCGGCGATGAATGCGTGTGAAGTGGATCATGTGCTGCCGATCGGCAAGATCGGGCCCCTGCTCGGCGAGGTGGTACGCCAACCGGCGCCGCCCTTCGTGCCAGGGCAGGATCCGCTGCTGGATGCCGAGGTGGACGTGTCGAGTTCCGTCCCGGACGGGGCGAGCGAGCTGGGTTCGCCGGCCACCTACGGCTGCCCCGCCTGCGGCGGTGCGCTGTATGAGGTGAGCGGTGAGCCGATTCCGCGCTACCGGTGCCGGGTCGGCCACGCATGGTCGCCGGAGAGCCTGCTGGAGGAGCAGTCGGCGGCGTTGGAGAGCGCGCTGTGGATGGCACTGCGGTCGCTGTCGGAGAAGTCGGCCTTGAGCCGTCAGATGGCCGGCGCGCTCGAGGAACGGATGAGCAGCCGGTTCGCCGTCGGCCGATTCGAGACGATGGCGCAGGACGCGGACCAGGCCGCTGAGCTGATCAAAGGACTGATCGAGGAGATAGGTGCGACTACCGACGGGCCTGCGGTGCAATCGACCGAATGA
- a CDS encoding STAS domain-containing protein, whose translation MTPSDFEAWSVTEPGGEVTVFLRGELDLPAGGRARQALLSAITRDGGHLTVDVSQLSFIDAAGVRGLMTAQLAAEAAGQPMRVVGAQGIVATVLRLLHFIDAEDSPLPAQPSAGRRVV comes from the coding sequence GTGACGCCGAGCGATTTCGAGGCGTGGTCCGTCACTGAACCGGGCGGCGAGGTGACCGTGTTCCTTCGGGGCGAGCTGGACCTGCCCGCCGGCGGACGGGCGAGGCAGGCGTTGCTGAGCGCGATCACCCGGGACGGCGGCCACCTGACCGTGGACGTCTCCCAGCTCTCCTTCATCGACGCGGCCGGCGTACGCGGCCTGATGACCGCTCAGCTCGCGGCGGAGGCCGCCGGGCAGCCGATGCGCGTCGTCGGCGCCCAGGGCATCGTCGCGACCGTGCTACGTCTGCTGCACTTCATCGACGCCGAGGATTCCCCACTGCCGGCGCAGCCGTCAGCCGGCCGGCGCGTGGTTTAG